One Williamsia phyllosphaerae DNA segment encodes these proteins:
- a CDS encoding transglutaminase-like domain-containing protein, which yields MMDIWVDSATELELQVTVARLPGMELVETLSVSVNGSSVTPEEIMGEAGTRIHRLNVERGNVLVQYSAAVNAPADPVAVQVGERSLYLRPSRYAEADKFFGYVSAEFDLSKPPIDLLYEVSRFVAARLNYIPGASDPIDGAEDTLLANAGVCRDFAHLVVALLRALNIPARLVAVYAPGCVPMDFHAVAEALIDDKWLVVDATGLAPRQALVRIATGRDAADTAFLDNHSGNITLNNYEVIATVDGDLPIDNGADHISIG from the coding sequence ATGATGGACATCTGGGTGGACTCGGCCACCGAACTCGAACTGCAGGTCACCGTCGCTCGTCTTCCCGGCATGGAACTCGTCGAGACGCTGTCGGTGTCGGTGAACGGCAGCTCGGTCACCCCCGAGGAGATCATGGGGGAGGCCGGCACCCGGATCCACCGACTGAACGTGGAGCGCGGCAACGTGCTCGTCCAGTACTCCGCGGCGGTCAACGCCCCGGCCGATCCTGTCGCGGTGCAGGTGGGTGAGCGGTCGCTGTACCTGCGTCCCAGTCGATACGCCGAGGCCGACAAGTTCTTCGGTTACGTCTCAGCGGAATTCGACCTGTCCAAGCCGCCGATCGATCTGCTCTACGAGGTGTCGCGGTTCGTCGCGGCCCGCCTCAACTACATCCCCGGTGCCAGCGACCCGATCGACGGCGCCGAGGACACGTTGCTGGCCAACGCCGGTGTGTGCCGCGACTTCGCCCACCTCGTGGTCGCGCTGCTGCGCGCGCTGAACATCCCGGCCCGTCTCGTCGCCGTGTACGCACCGGGCTGTGTGCCGATGGACTTCCACGCCGTCGCCGAGGCGTTGATCGACGACAAGTGGCTGGTCGTGGACGCGACCGGACTGGCCCCGCGTCAGGCTCTGGTCCGCATCGCGACCGGTCGCGACGCCGCCGACACGGCGTTCCTCGACAACCACTCGGGCAACATCACCCTGAACAACTACGAGGTCATCGCGACCGTCGACGGGGACCTGCCCATCGACAACGGCGCCGACCACATCAGCATCGGCTGA
- a CDS encoding SDR family oxidoreductase — translation MSDTSTPSDPRPVAVVTGASSGIGEATARTLAAQGYEVVVGARRLDRLTAVAESINGRAIELDVTDDDSVARFCAQLDSVDILVNNAGGARGLSTVADADLDEWRWMWETNVLGTLRMTKALLPALIASGDGLVVTVTSIAAIEAYDNGAGYTSAKHAQAVLHRTLRLELIGQPVRFTEILPGMVETEFSLVRFDGDSERADAVYDGLTPLTADDVAEVIGFVASRPPHVNLDQILLKPRDQASARRNVKTG, via the coding sequence ATGAGCGACACATCGACTCCGTCCGACCCCCGACCCGTCGCGGTCGTCACCGGCGCCAGTTCGGGCATCGGCGAGGCCACGGCGAGAACGCTTGCCGCACAGGGTTATGAGGTGGTCGTCGGTGCCCGCAGACTCGACCGACTCACCGCGGTGGCCGAATCGATAAACGGTCGCGCCATCGAACTCGATGTCACCGACGACGACTCCGTCGCCCGGTTCTGCGCCCAGCTCGACTCTGTGGACATCCTCGTCAACAACGCCGGTGGCGCTCGTGGACTGTCCACGGTGGCCGACGCCGACCTCGACGAGTGGCGCTGGATGTGGGAGACCAATGTGCTCGGCACACTGCGGATGACCAAGGCGCTGCTGCCCGCGCTCATCGCCTCCGGCGACGGACTCGTCGTGACCGTCACGTCGATCGCGGCGATCGAGGCCTATGACAACGGCGCCGGATACACCTCGGCCAAGCACGCGCAGGCGGTCCTGCACCGCACCCTGCGGCTGGAGTTGATCGGGCAACCCGTCCGATTCACCGAGATCCTGCCCGGAATGGTGGAGACCGAGTTCTCGCTGGTGCGGTTCGACGGCGACTCCGAGCGGGCCGACGCGGTCTACGACGGGTTGACCCCGCTCACCGCCGACGACGTCGCCGAGGTCATCGGCTTCGTGGCCTCACGCCCGCCGCACGTCAACCTCGACCAGATCCTGCTCAAGCCGCGCGATCAGGCCAGCGCCCGCCGCAACGTCAAGACCGGGTAG
- a CDS encoding L,D-transpeptidase, whose translation MTSSDPVRLTRRGALAALAVGAVGVTAAACSKSDNGGSTTGAAASKSAEPTAEISYLPKLDSDANPSPTAEFAVKVSKGQLNPDVKLTNARGNVVTGALSEDRSTYTVTEPLGYGGTYTWSGSATGEDRKVVPIEGTVTTLTPQEQVNVVVNVADGQEVGIAAPLILKFDSTVTDKKAVERALKVTTTPPTEGSWAWLPEDNGSRAHWRSKEYFAPGTKVSMKASLYGLDHGDGAYGAADVTSDFVIGRAQIVKADANSFKIDVMRGSDVLMTLPCSYGSGDLDRNVTRSGIHVVSEKYEDFAMSNPAAGYFNVRERFAVRISNNGEFIHANPETIGVQGASNVTNGCINLSLDNAQQYFGVAVYGDPVEVTNTRIPLSEADGDIYDWTFSWDDWKSMSALEGEVVSSSAPATPSNAPQLSGTPTSTPQPARQGQTG comes from the coding sequence ATGACCAGTAGTGACCCAGTGCGGTTGACCCGGCGAGGAGCTCTCGCGGCTTTGGCCGTGGGCGCTGTCGGCGTGACCGCCGCAGCCTGCAGCAAGAGCGACAACGGTGGTTCGACCACCGGCGCCGCCGCGTCGAAGAGCGCCGAGCCGACCGCGGAGATCAGCTACCTGCCGAAGTTGGACTCCGACGCCAACCCGAGCCCGACGGCCGAGTTCGCCGTCAAGGTCTCCAAGGGGCAGTTGAACCCGGACGTCAAGCTCACCAACGCTCGCGGCAACGTCGTGACCGGCGCGTTGTCGGAGGACCGCTCGACGTACACCGTCACCGAGCCGCTCGGTTACGGCGGCACGTACACCTGGTCCGGTTCGGCAACCGGCGAGGACCGCAAGGTCGTGCCCATCGAGGGCACCGTCACCACGCTGACCCCGCAGGAGCAGGTCAACGTCGTGGTGAACGTCGCCGACGGCCAGGAGGTCGGCATCGCCGCGCCCCTGATCCTGAAGTTCGACTCGACCGTGACGGACAAGAAGGCCGTCGAGCGTGCGCTGAAGGTGACCACCACGCCGCCCACCGAGGGCAGCTGGGCGTGGCTCCCCGAGGACAACGGCTCACGTGCGCACTGGCGCAGCAAGGAGTACTTCGCTCCGGGGACCAAGGTGTCGATGAAGGCATCGTTGTACGGCCTCGACCACGGCGACGGCGCCTACGGTGCGGCCGACGTCACCAGCGATTTCGTCATCGGGCGTGCGCAGATCGTCAAGGCTGACGCGAATTCGTTCAAGATCGATGTGATGCGCGGCAGCGACGTGCTCATGACGCTGCCCTGCAGCTACGGCAGCGGCGATCTCGACCGCAACGTGACGCGCTCGGGCATCCACGTCGTCAGCGAGAAGTACGAGGACTTCGCGATGTCCAACCCCGCGGCCGGTTACTTCAACGTCCGCGAGCGGTTTGCTGTGCGCATCTCCAACAACGGCGAGTTCATCCACGCCAACCCGGAGACGATCGGTGTGCAGGGGGCGTCGAACGTCACCAACGGTTGCATCAACCTGTCGCTGGACAACGCCCAGCAGTACTTTGGCGTCGCGGTCTACGGCGATCCGGTGGAGGTCACCAACACCCGGATCCCGCTGTCGGAGGCCGACGGAGACATCTACGACTGGACGTTCTCGTGGGACGACTGGAAGTCGATGTCGGCGCTGGAGGGCGAGGTCGTCAGCTCGAGCGCGCCGGCGACGCCGTCGAATGCGCCGCAGTTGTCCGGCACCCCTACCTCGACCCCGCAGCCGGCCCGTCAGGGGCAGACGGGCTGA
- a CDS encoding UDP-N-acetylmuramate dehydrogenase translates to MSPERASADSPGQPVSLSQLTTLRLGGPARAFVRVTTADDLVATLTRLDRAGEPVLLVGGGSNLVVSDDGFAGTVVQIANDEVRYDVGSDGSPRVVADAGAGWDAVVADTVDRNLGGLECLSGIPGAVGSTPVQNVGAYGVEMADVLDGVEVLDRTDGTLRWITPTELALAYRTSALKNHDDRVVVRVAMALTDDGLSAPIRYRELAHTLGVEQGERVPVAVVREQVLALRSGKGMVLDADDHDTWSAGSFFTNPIVTDDDLPHILAAIATRVGDVPVPRFAAEGGIKLSAGWLIERAGFSRGYPDETSPVRLSTKHTLALTNRGDATTENLLTLARQVRDGVEAAFGVRLEPEPVLVGCRL, encoded by the coding sequence GTGAGCCCCGAACGCGCCTCCGCGGACAGCCCCGGTCAGCCGGTGTCGCTGTCGCAGCTCACCACCCTGCGCCTCGGCGGTCCGGCCCGCGCGTTCGTACGTGTGACCACCGCTGATGACCTCGTCGCGACCCTCACGCGCCTCGATCGCGCCGGTGAACCGGTCCTGCTCGTCGGCGGTGGATCCAATCTGGTTGTCTCCGACGACGGTTTCGCCGGGACCGTCGTGCAGATCGCCAACGACGAGGTCCGCTACGACGTCGGTTCGGACGGCTCCCCGCGAGTGGTGGCCGACGCCGGGGCCGGCTGGGATGCCGTGGTCGCCGACACCGTCGACCGGAACCTCGGCGGTCTCGAGTGCCTGTCCGGGATCCCCGGGGCGGTCGGGTCGACGCCGGTGCAGAACGTGGGTGCGTACGGCGTCGAGATGGCCGACGTGCTCGACGGCGTCGAGGTGCTCGACCGCACCGACGGCACCCTGCGGTGGATCACCCCCACCGAGCTCGCCCTGGCCTATCGGACCAGCGCGCTGAAGAACCATGACGACCGCGTCGTCGTCCGGGTCGCCATGGCGCTGACCGACGACGGACTCAGCGCTCCCATCCGCTACCGCGAACTCGCGCACACGCTGGGGGTGGAGCAGGGCGAGCGCGTCCCGGTCGCCGTCGTCCGCGAGCAAGTGCTCGCGCTACGGTCCGGCAAGGGGATGGTGCTCGACGCCGATGACCACGACACGTGGAGCGCGGGGTCGTTCTTCACCAACCCGATCGTCACCGACGATGATCTCCCTCACATCCTGGCGGCCATCGCGACCCGGGTGGGCGATGTGCCGGTCCCCCGATTCGCCGCCGAGGGAGGCATCAAACTGTCCGCCGGGTGGCTCATCGAGCGAGCCGGGTTCTCCCGCGGATACCCCGACGAGACCTCTCCTGTACGCCTGTCCACCAAGCACACCCTGGCCTTGACCAATCGTGGCGACGCCACGACCGAGAATCTGCTCACCCTCGCCCGCCAGGTGCGCGACGGTGTCGAGGCCGCGTTCGGGGTCCGGCTCGAACCCGAGCCGGTGCTGGTCGGCTGCCGCCTGTAG
- a CDS encoding DUF2505 domain-containing protein has product MATKLRHTITCPFGMSAYVAALSDPEYWATLAVGTPDAPGELESTDITDTAAEIHLIQRIPSDKLPSAVSGLISGDLSIHRGVELTFDDADHTTGTFDAVVSGAPATVRGTINASGTADETTVEFSGTVTVRIPLVGGKIEKMIAANLTDLFDAERDFTVAWHEEHR; this is encoded by the coding sequence ATGGCGACGAAGCTGCGGCACACGATCACCTGCCCGTTCGGGATGTCCGCGTACGTCGCGGCGCTCTCCGACCCGGAGTACTGGGCGACCCTCGCGGTCGGCACCCCGGATGCTCCCGGCGAGTTGGAATCCACCGACATCACCGACACGGCCGCCGAGATCCACCTGATCCAGCGCATCCCGTCGGACAAGCTGCCCTCGGCGGTCTCGGGCCTCATCTCCGGCGACCTGTCGATCCACCGTGGGGTCGAGCTCACATTCGACGACGCCGACCACACCACCGGGACGTTCGACGCCGTCGTGTCGGGCGCCCCGGCCACGGTCCGCGGCACGATCAACGCCTCGGGCACCGCCGACGAGACCACCGTCGAGTTCAGCGGCACGGTCACTGTCCGAATCCCCCTGGTCGGCGGCAAGATCGAGAAGATGATCGCCGCGAACCTCACCGATCTCTTCGACGCCGAGCGCGACTTCACCGTTGCGTGGCACGAGGAGCACCGCTGA
- a CDS encoding DUF2505 domain-containing protein, producing the protein MARRLSYSARYEHPTEKVYSALSSREFWDDQMVEFRKLTPQSDVDKFVVDENGVDIVLVQTLPKSDLPAIASAVIKKDMIITRKEFLGPYNPEKTEGTYSAGIPAGPGNVSGVQELFPTDTGCTLRRTTEVKVYVPFVNGKLEQLILVNLVDLFRGEAEFTADWIAKNS; encoded by the coding sequence ATGGCGCGCCGTCTCAGTTATTCAGCCCGATATGAGCATCCAACCGAGAAGGTCTACTCGGCACTGTCCAGCCGCGAGTTCTGGGACGACCAGATGGTCGAGTTCCGCAAGCTGACCCCGCAGTCCGACGTCGACAAATTCGTCGTCGACGAGAACGGTGTCGACATCGTCCTCGTGCAGACGCTCCCCAAATCCGACCTGCCTGCCATCGCCAGCGCGGTGATCAAGAAGGACATGATCATCACCCGCAAGGAGTTCCTCGGGCCGTACAACCCGGAGAAGACCGAGGGCACCTACAGCGCGGGCATCCCGGCGGGACCGGGCAACGTGTCCGGCGTGCAGGAACTGTTCCCCACCGACACCGGGTGCACCCTGCGACGCACCACCGAGGTCAAGGTCTACGTCCCGTTCGTCAACGGCAAACTCGAGCAGCTCATCCTGGTGAACCTCGTCGACCTGTTCCGCGGAGAGGCGGAGTTCACGGCCGACTGGATCGCCAAGAACAGCTGA
- a CDS encoding class I SAM-dependent methyltransferase produces MAGRAEIVELLRSHRDPLAVDLGYGDRPDTAVEMSRRLRAVAPRTTLVGLEIDPARVVDDRDGVRFARGGFELAGLRPHLVRAFNVLRQYDESQVGPAWARMQSGLAPGGLIVEGTCDEIGRRCAWILLDADGPRSLTLAWDPEHTDRPSDIAPRLPKALIHHNVPGTPIHDLLTAADRCWDSAAPYAAYGRRVRWQHARTALHAQGVPCELPRRRLRDNVLTVPWEVVAPVRP; encoded by the coding sequence ATGGCCGGTCGCGCCGAGATCGTCGAACTCCTTCGCTCGCACCGTGATCCACTCGCGGTGGACCTGGGCTACGGCGACCGCCCCGACACCGCGGTGGAGATGTCACGCCGACTGCGGGCGGTGGCACCGCGAACGACGTTGGTGGGCCTGGAGATCGACCCCGCCCGCGTGGTCGACGACCGCGATGGGGTGCGCTTCGCCCGCGGCGGCTTCGAACTCGCCGGACTGCGCCCGCACCTGGTCCGCGCGTTCAACGTCCTGCGACAGTACGACGAGTCGCAGGTCGGCCCCGCATGGGCGCGCATGCAGTCCGGTCTGGCTCCCGGCGGGTTGATCGTCGAGGGCACGTGCGATGAGATCGGCCGTCGGTGCGCCTGGATCCTCCTCGACGCCGACGGGCCGCGCTCGCTCACCCTGGCCTGGGACCCCGAGCACACCGACCGACCGTCCGACATCGCGCCCCGACTGCCCAAGGCGTTGATCCACCACAACGTGCCGGGGACCCCGATCCACGATCTGCTGACCGCCGCCGATCGGTGCTGGGATTCCGCGGCACCGTACGCGGCCTACGGCCGTCGTGTGCGGTGGCAGCACGCCCGGACCGCGTTGCACGCCCAGGGCGTGCCGTGTGAGCTGCCCCGTAGGCGCCTGCGCGACAACGTCCTGACCGTCCCGTGGGAGGTCGTCGCGCCCGTCCGACCGTAG
- a CDS encoding carbon-nitrogen hydrolase family protein has product MRIAMAQVPSGTDPAANLDLLRARTEQAAADGADLVVFPEAMMCRFGVSLDPIAEPLDGPWATGVRDTATTSAVTIVAGMFTPADTLDGRRRVRNTLIAAAPDGTVTSYDKIHLYDAFGFRESATVAPGSTPVVIEVGGHTVGLATCYDIRFPELFTTLARAGAELIVVPASWGAGPGKQQQWRVLAQARALDSSTIVAAVGQPVPPDPGVADSAAPTGIGHSLLVDPFGDVLAEYGDDEHLDLHELDFDRVNKARSTIAVLDNKMLHV; this is encoded by the coding sequence ATGCGTATCGCGATGGCCCAGGTCCCGAGCGGGACCGATCCCGCCGCCAACCTGGATCTGCTGCGTGCACGGACCGAGCAGGCCGCGGCCGACGGTGCCGATCTGGTCGTGTTCCCGGAGGCGATGATGTGCCGGTTCGGGGTGTCGCTGGACCCGATCGCCGAACCCCTCGACGGTCCGTGGGCCACCGGCGTCCGCGACACCGCCACCACGTCGGCCGTGACGATCGTGGCGGGGATGTTCACCCCGGCCGACACCCTCGACGGTCGCCGACGCGTGCGCAACACGCTGATCGCCGCCGCGCCGGACGGAACGGTGACCTCCTACGACAAGATCCACCTCTACGACGCGTTCGGGTTCCGCGAGTCCGCCACGGTCGCGCCCGGGTCGACCCCGGTGGTCATCGAGGTCGGCGGACACACCGTCGGCCTGGCGACCTGCTACGACATCCGCTTCCCCGAACTGTTCACCACCCTCGCGCGGGCCGGCGCGGAACTGATCGTCGTCCCGGCATCCTGGGGCGCCGGCCCCGGCAAGCAGCAGCAGTGGCGGGTGCTGGCCCAGGCCCGTGCACTCGACAGCAGCACCATCGTCGCCGCGGTCGGCCAACCGGTCCCGCCGGATCCCGGTGTCGCGGACTCCGCCGCGCCGACCGGGATCGGCCATTCGCTGCTCGTCGACCCGTTCGGGGACGTACTCGCCGAATACGGTGACGACGAGCACCTGGACCTGCACGAACTCGACTTCGACCGCGTCAACAAGGCCCGGTCGACGATCGCGGTGCTCGACAACAAGATGCTGCACGTCTGA
- a CDS encoding LmeA family phospholipid-binding protein, with product MNERNDNDDAPTAKAYSQTRPFEAPPGTEYPAVPGYGPPSGPPPPGTGFDDPSQPAGDPPRPAKPRRRVGMIVTISALVLVLVLVVAGVGSELYLRNATKDCLEKSFTELTGSSASVSLSKKPMLLQAATKEVPYVQIDTSGDDGSAISLHGRADNIKGISDGSTIGRLAATGSVPFSRIVELSKQSSQQSTDTTQSQQPSTGLGGLFGDFTLDSLTGDPSSGTITVNAGVSVAGLISIPVSTEIKPVTTGGKIDFQVVKASALVFGIPSNFAQTLVDGVSKSLFPPLFDQLSIDKLTVTPTGVDFAVTGTDVPLDQNTSGSTSGSQGQTTCTVI from the coding sequence ATGAATGAGCGCAACGACAACGACGACGCCCCCACCGCCAAGGCCTACTCGCAGACCCGGCCGTTCGAGGCTCCCCCGGGAACGGAGTACCCCGCCGTACCCGGATACGGCCCGCCGTCGGGTCCACCTCCGCCCGGAACCGGGTTCGACGATCCGTCACAGCCCGCGGGGGACCCGCCGCGACCGGCGAAGCCGCGCCGCCGCGTCGGGATGATCGTCACGATCAGCGCTCTCGTGCTGGTGCTGGTGCTGGTCGTCGCCGGGGTGGGCAGCGAGCTCTACCTGCGTAACGCGACCAAGGACTGCCTGGAGAAGTCGTTCACGGAACTGACCGGGTCGTCGGCGTCGGTGTCGTTGAGCAAGAAGCCGATGCTGCTGCAGGCGGCCACCAAAGAGGTCCCCTACGTCCAGATCGACACCTCCGGGGACGACGGATCGGCGATCTCGCTGCACGGCCGCGCCGACAACATCAAGGGCATCTCCGACGGCTCGACCATCGGCCGACTCGCCGCCACCGGATCGGTCCCGTTCTCCCGCATCGTCGAGTTGAGCAAGCAGTCCTCGCAGCAGTCCACCGACACCACCCAGAGCCAGCAGCCCTCGACCGGCCTCGGCGGCCTGTTCGGCGACTTCACGCTGGACAGCCTCACCGGCGACCCGTCGAGCGGCACCATCACCGTCAACGCGGGCGTGAGCGTGGCCGGGCTGATCTCCATCCCGGTCAGCACCGAGATCAAGCCCGTCACCACCGGCGGCAAGATCGATTTCCAGGTGGTCAAGGCCAGCGCCCTCGTGTTCGGCATCCCGTCGAACTTCGCGCAGACCCTCGTCGACGGGGTGTCGAAGTCGCTGTTCCCGCCCCTGTTCGATCAGCTCTCGATCGACAAGCTCACCGTCACCCCCACCGGTGTCGACTTCGCGGTCACCGGAACCGATGTGCCGCTCGACCAGAACACATCGGGCTCGACGTCGGGGTCGCAGGGCCAGACCACCTGCACGGTGATCTGA
- a CDS encoding cryptochrome/photolyase family protein yields the protein MTSKPEPLWLFADQLGRHIHSAPEHADRDIILIESTAALRRRGGHRQKAHLLLSGMRHLAAELGERAQLWQAEGYRDALVELGRPVVVHEPTSRAAHDFVHALVEEGLVAEVLPNPSFALSRDDFETWAGTASSFRMETFYREQRRRFDILMDGDRPAGGTWNYDHENRESPPKSETLGVDPPWWPTEDEIDEQVRADLDALEIEWSGADGPRLFAVTTDEANEALRTFIDQRLATFGRYEDAIMGADWTMSHSLLSVPLNLSLLDPLDVVHAAEDAARNGDVDLAAAEGFIRQIIGWREFIWHLYWHFGADYMTKNSLDAHVPLPDWFRDLDADAVTARCLSDALEGVRDRGWVHHIPRLMILGSHALQRNYDPAELTEWFRAHFVDGYEWVMPVNVIGMSQHADGGLMATKPYTSGGAYINKMSDHCRSCEYNPKKRVGDDACPFTAGYWAFTHRHREMLSANHRTARAVSTMNRLSDLDAVLEQEAHREVF from the coding sequence ATGACCTCGAAGCCGGAGCCGTTGTGGCTCTTCGCCGATCAACTCGGGCGCCACATCCACTCGGCCCCCGAGCACGCCGACCGCGACATCATCCTCATCGAGTCGACCGCGGCGCTGCGTCGACGCGGCGGACACCGCCAGAAGGCGCACCTGCTGCTGTCGGGGATGCGACACCTCGCGGCCGAACTCGGTGAGCGAGCCCAACTGTGGCAGGCGGAGGGATATCGCGACGCGCTCGTCGAACTCGGTCGGCCGGTCGTCGTGCACGAACCCACCTCGCGGGCAGCGCACGACTTCGTGCACGCCCTCGTCGAGGAGGGTCTCGTCGCCGAGGTGCTGCCCAACCCCTCGTTCGCCCTCTCCCGGGACGACTTCGAGACCTGGGCGGGCACGGCGTCGTCGTTTCGCATGGAGACCTTCTATCGGGAGCAACGCCGCCGTTTCGACATCCTCATGGACGGCGACCGACCTGCGGGCGGGACGTGGAACTACGACCACGAGAACCGTGAGTCACCGCCGAAGTCCGAGACCCTCGGGGTCGACCCACCCTGGTGGCCGACCGAGGACGAGATCGACGAGCAGGTCCGCGCCGACCTCGACGCCCTCGAGATCGAGTGGTCCGGCGCCGACGGACCGCGCCTGTTCGCGGTGACCACCGACGAGGCCAACGAGGCCCTGCGCACCTTCATCGACCAGCGGCTCGCGACGTTCGGACGCTACGAGGACGCCATCATGGGCGCGGACTGGACGATGTCGCACTCGCTGCTGTCGGTGCCGCTCAACCTGTCGCTGCTCGATCCCCTCGACGTGGTCCACGCCGCGGAGGACGCCGCACGCAACGGCGACGTGGACCTCGCCGCCGCCGAGGGCTTCATCCGCCAGATCATCGGCTGGCGCGAGTTCATCTGGCATCTCTACTGGCACTTCGGCGCCGATTACATGACGAAGAACTCACTCGACGCGCACGTGCCGTTGCCGGACTGGTTCCGCGACCTCGACGCCGACGCCGTGACGGCACGGTGCCTGTCCGATGCGCTCGAGGGTGTCCGGGACCGCGGGTGGGTACACCACATCCCGCGGTTGATGATCCTGGGCAGCCATGCGTTGCAACGCAATTACGATCCGGCCGAGCTGACCGAATGGTTCCGCGCCCACTTCGTCGACGGATACGAGTGGGTCATGCCGGTCAACGTCATCGGGATGAGTCAGCACGCCGACGGGGGCCTGATGGCCACGAAGCCGTACACATCCGGCGGCGCGTACATCAACAAGATGTCCGACCACTGCCGCTCCTGCGAGTACAACCCGAAAAAGCGCGTCGGCGACGACGCCTGTCCGTTCACCGCCGGGTACTGGGCGTTCACCCACCGGCACCGGGAGATGCTCTCGGCCAATCACCGCACCGCACGCGCGGTCTCGACGATGAACCGTCTCTCCGATCTCGACGCGGTGCTCGAGCAGGAAGCCCACCGGGAGGTGTTCTGA
- the deoC gene encoding deoxyribose-phosphate aldolase, giving the protein MTESITSQYTRRQVAAIVDHTLLKPEATRADADATVAEAAELGVAAVCLSPSMLPIDTGHQATCVVAGFPSGKHHSLVKAAEARLAVDSGAHEVDMVIDVGAAVAGHYDEIFADVLTVREAVGPEVVLKVIIESAALLELSGPDCVTQVCVKAAAAGASMVKTSTGFHPCGGASVEAVRLMRAAVPGRVGIKASGGIRTAEFAAELIAAGATRLGLSGSRAVLDGFDDV; this is encoded by the coding sequence ATGACCGAGTCCATCACCTCGCAATACACCCGCCGGCAGGTCGCGGCCATCGTCGACCACACCCTGCTCAAGCCCGAGGCGACCCGCGCCGACGCCGACGCCACGGTCGCCGAGGCCGCCGAACTGGGTGTCGCGGCGGTCTGCCTCTCGCCGTCGATGTTGCCCATCGACACCGGCCATCAGGCGACGTGCGTCGTAGCGGGATTCCCGTCGGGCAAACACCATTCGCTCGTCAAGGCGGCCGAGGCCCGCCTGGCCGTGGACTCCGGCGCCCACGAGGTCGACATGGTCATCGACGTCGGTGCCGCCGTGGCGGGACACTACGACGAGATCTTCGCCGACGTGCTGACCGTGCGCGAGGCGGTGGGCCCCGAGGTGGTGCTCAAGGTGATCATCGAGTCCGCCGCGCTGTTGGAGCTCAGCGGCCCGGACTGCGTCACCCAGGTGTGCGTGAAGGCGGCCGCCGCCGGTGCGTCGATGGTCAAGACGTCGACGGGATTCCACCCCTGCGGCGGGGCGAGCGTCGAGGCCGTGAGACTGATGCGTGCCGCCGTTCCCGGACGTGTGGGCATCAAGGCCTCCGGCGGCATCCGGACCGCGGAATTCGCGGCCGAGTTGATCGCCGCCGGCGCCACCCGGCTGGGGTTGTCGGGTTCGCGCGCGGTACTCGACGGGTTCGACGACGTCTGA